In Dehalococcoidia bacterium, the genomic window CTCTACTCTCCAGGCGCGAAAACTACGCGACCGCCTGCAATGAGTTTGCATGGCCTCGCTTAGACCGGTTCAACTGGGCGCTCGATTACTTTGACCTTCATGCCCGCGGCAACGACCGCATCGCTCTGTGGGTGGTAAACGAGGACGGGACCGAATCGAAAGTCTCGTTCTCGGAGATGAGCGAGCGCTCCAATCGGGTGGCTAACTTCCTTCGATCCGAAGGCGTCAAACGCGGCGATCGGGCGTTGGTGATGCTGCCAAACATTGTTCCTCTCTGGGAAGTCACGCTGGCGCTGGCCAAGCTCGGGGCAGTGATCAGTCCGGCAACCATGCTTCTGGCCCAGAGCGACTTACAGGATCGAGTGAGCCGTGGCGTGATGCGCCATGTGATCGCGGATACAACCAGCGCCATGTCATTTGAGAATGTAGAGGGCTCCTATAACCGCATCGTCGTGGGCGGGACGGTTCCGGGATGGACCCCTTATGCTAACGCTGAGGGTGCTTCCGCCACATTCGAGCCGGACGCGCCGACGCAGGCAAATGATCCGTTTCTACTTTATTTCACCTCCGGCACCACCTCGAAACCCAAGATGGTGCTGCACACGCATCAAAGCTATCCGGTGGGGCACCTCTCGACGATGTACTGGATCGGGCTCCGTCCGAATGATATCCATCTGAACATCAGCTCTCCCGGTTGGGCCAAACACGCCTGGAGCTGTCTTTTCGCGCCCTGGAATGCCGGGGCCACGATTTTTCTCTATAACCAGGGGCGATTCAATGCCAGGAAAACCCTCGATGTGCTGGTGCGATGCAAGGTGAGCACACTTTGCGCGCCGCCTACAGTCTGGCGTAACTTGATTCTGGAAGATATGAGATCTTATCCGGTGAGCCTGCGCGAATTGGTCAGCGCGGGGGAACCGCTCAATCCCGAGGTCATTGAACAGGTTCGCTCGGCCTGGGGCCTGACCATCCGCGACGGCTACGGCCAGACCGAGTCTACCTGCATGATCGGCAATTCGCCCGGCCAGCCCGTCAAGATCGGATCAATGGGTCGTCCTATGCCCGGTTATCGGATGGTTCTGCTCGATCTTGAGGACAAGGAAGCCGAAGAAGGCGAAATCAGCGTTAAGCTCCATCCGGCTGCGACCGGACTCATGGCGGGCTACCTCGATAACCCGGAACGCACCGCAGAGTTGCTCGGCGGCGACTATTTCCGGACCTCCGATGTTGCCCGCCGCGATGCTGACGGCTACTACTGGTACATCGGACGCGCCGATGACGTCTTCAAGAGCTCCGATTATCGGATCAGTCCCTTTGAACTGGAGAGCGCGCTTATCGAACACGAGGCAGTGGCAGAAGCGGCAGTGGTTCCCAGCCCCGATCCGATGAAGCTGAGCGTTCCCAAAGCCTATATTGTACTTAAACCCGGAGTGGCGCCCTCCCGCGAGACGGCGCTTTCCATCCTGCGCTTTATTCGCGAGAGGGTGGCTCCTTTCAAGCGCATCCGCCGCATCGAGTTCGCCGAACTGCCCAAGACGATATCGGGAAAGATCCGGCGCGTAGAGTTGCGGAGCATCGAGAAAGAACGCCGAAGCAGAAATGAGCGCGGGCCAGCCGAATTCTGGGAAGAGGATTTCCCCGGACTTAAATAAGCTCAATGGTTGCTCGCGATTGAACTCCCCCTTGTCCCCCTCTTTCGGAAAGATGGGGAAGCGGCAAAGCCGAGGGGGCGTTAGACATTGAGCAGTTCGGTTGTTTCTATTGAGGAAATGACAAAATGACAGAAG contains:
- a CDS encoding AMP-binding protein; the protein is MTSVDSFLRAREALLSRRENYATACNEFAWPRLDRFNWALDYFDLHARGNDRIALWVVNEDGTESKVSFSEMSERSNRVANFLRSEGVKRGDRALVMLPNIVPLWEVTLALAKLGAVISPATMLLAQSDLQDRVSRGVMRHVIADTTSAMSFENVEGSYNRIVVGGTVPGWTPYANAEGASATFEPDAPTQANDPFLLYFTSGTTSKPKMVLHTHQSYPVGHLSTMYWIGLRPNDIHLNISSPGWAKHAWSCLFAPWNAGATIFLYNQGRFNARKTLDVLVRCKVSTLCAPPTVWRNLILEDMRSYPVSLRELVSAGEPLNPEVIEQVRSAWGLTIRDGYGQTESTCMIGNSPGQPVKIGSMGRPMPGYRMVLLDLEDKEAEEGEISVKLHPAATGLMAGYLDNPERTAELLGGDYFRTSDVARRDADGYYWYIGRADDVFKSSDYRISPFELESALIEHEAVAEAAVVPSPDPMKLSVPKAYIVLKPGVAPSRETALSILRFIRERVAPFKRIRRIEFAELPKTISGKIRRVELRSIEKERRSRNERGPAEFWEEDFPGLK